In Cryptomeria japonica chromosome 1, Sugi_1.0, whole genome shotgun sequence, the sequence TCTATATTCTTAGTATTCTTAGTACCCATGTAATTTCGACAAGTGAGAAAAAATATTTCTAGTAAATTTCCATTAAAAATTATTCATCTAACCATGAATTAGTTTTTCCAACATAAAGTCAAACTATAACTGCATTATATTTTACAATTAGAGTAATTAGGTTGCTAATATATGACAAGCAACTTAGATATCAATTTTTATCATGTAAACAAGATTGCTTTAGAAGGGCTTTCTAAAAATGTTTCCACTAGTTACATTGCTCTCATAATGCATATAAACAACTTATATATTACTCTTTTTAATCCATACACCTCATTAGATGTTACTCTTTTAGCTCTTCATCTTATATCACATTCTACATTCTACTTCTTATATAACCTCTTTATGCCTCTTCATGGTATCCTTTCATAATAACTATCAACCCCCTCTTCCCATGTTTCTCTCTCTTTACTATTTTATTACAATCTAAGAGCATGTTCCCATATGGCTGCTCAACTTTTTTTGGCTAGTAGCTGCTGCTCAACTTTTTTAGAAAATATTTGTTGCGCTGGTGGCCCCATGAGTATTTATTCTTTTGCTTATTTTTAAGCAGACATcttaaaattatcattaataatatTCGTAATAATTTGTGCACttaaatttttgagaaaaaaatagaaataaaatgtttaaaaaaaagagaaacaaattTGTGGAGCCATGTGGTATTAAGCAATGTACAATTGCTGCTTATTTCCGATTCCTAAATTTTAGCTGCTCCACTAAAATAGCAAAAGATTCTAAATtattttttcacaattttaaatTTGCTTGGGAACACGCAAAAAATGACTTAAGCAGCTGCATGGGAACATGGAGTAAGacatatttaattatataattagtgATTAAAGGTATTTGAATGCTTTATATGGATCAATAATAGACCTTAATGTAGCATGCAAAACGGCACAACCTTCAAGATGCTATCTATTGTATTGTTAATCATCTGTCATGTGAATGACTTATTTCTTCATTTAAGGAGTGATTAATAAGTTTTAATTACTTTATGTCTCATCCTTGATTTTTGAGTGTACCCCAATGCCATTTGTTTTAACTCTCTATGCATTAGTATCAGGGCCTTTTCATTACGGCTAGAACCTCTGTAGTACATAAGTATGTATATCTGGGTGAATATTACTGTCAAGAGTGTATGCACATAGTGCCCTTTTCTTGAAGGGTATGGTATAGTTTCAACATTTCTATTGGTTAGAGGAAGATAATCACAAACATCACACGATAGCTTATAGTTAAAATGTCCTTAGATGAACTTTGAAGCCTATCTGAGTGCTACCAAACGATGCTTAATTTATATTTTACAGAGCTTAATATACAATATATAGCACAAAGCATACGTCACAATTCAAAGAATTGCAAGAACAAAATCATGCTCTTACAAAGTTGACTTTAGGAATTGTACAACCAAGTATACAACTGCCAAAAAGAGGCCAACTTGGTAAACATCCCTTTGTGGGTTGTTATCAACTTGAAAGAACTGCATAGCCAAATGAAATTTTATTATTAGAATAAAGGAAAAGAAGTTGGAACTACACAAAGGTGTCAGTTTAAAAGTATTTTGTGTGATAGTGCAacaatttttatctttttttatgTATTATTAACTGTTACAAACATCCAAAACAAACATACAATTAATATAGAAAAAAATagttttacctttgttgggtcacCAGATGGGTCTGCAAAGATATTTGAATCTTCCTCTTCTTTATCAAACGGACTTTTTATATCCTTTGCCACTTCAAGCACATCCTTCCCAGCTTCAGCTGCGACATACAACCACCTAGATGCCCAGAAATAAGCTTGTCCCGAGGCAGATGATGCAGAGAGATCCCAATCTTCTTGATGTTCTATCACTTGACCACTTATCTGATTCAATGTGAATAATGAATTGATGCTCAGAATCACATCTCCTGAAAATATCGTTGAAATTTTAGATTTTCCCTGAATTGTCCATTTGATGTTCAAAACACTTGTTGACAGCATTGTCATTTCTTGCACTGACTGAGACAAAGGATACAGAcaacataaaaaacaaaaaaatataagtACAATAGTACAAAAGAAAATAATGTGCTAATTAACCCCATGTAATAATGACCTCAGAATTTCCTGAGGAAAAAGCATAAACTACGCTACATAAATATTCAGAGGTAACTAAAAACCGGAGAATATCTGAATATTTGAGCATTATGTAAACAAAGCTAGCAACAATTAGATTTTTAGTGAGTAAAGGACATGAAAGAAATAAGCTTAAACGCAGAGAAGTCAAAGTGAAAAAATGTAGATAAAAAGTCCAAATTGCAAAGGAAATCAAGACATCAAAATATGCTTCATCCATTAAAAAAATGTTACCACATACCACATAAGGATGATCCAAAGCCCCTCTTGCCCACGACGGTCTCTTGTACTTATCTCGACCAGTGAAAGATCTCAACGGATCCTAGAAACAAATGAACAAATTTAAAAGGATTATTATGTTGAAATTGATGTCAACTAAGTCCCTAGATAATAGCATACTTTTTTTATCATAAAAGTGAAAATTTTGTAATGATATCCGAAAAGAGCTACATATTACAAAAACCCCTGTTAAAGTATAGACATTACTTCAGTAGGATAAGAGCCCAAAAGGGTGATCAAAACAATTACAGATAAACAGAGCTCAGAAATTGAAATAAGAAACCATAAGAGTCAGCTGATATCTCAGGATCAGTTTTCTTTTAAAGCCTCCTTACTGAGAATTTTATTGTTTTACAATCAGCAAGACTTATTTTGACCCTTTTCTCCAAGAGAAGATGTTCAATAAAGCTTTGGTTCTGTTTTGAGGTAGTTTAGAGATTCACCTGGCTTTTCTTTTGTCATTAGATTTGAGTGAAGAGGAGTGATTTCCACTGCTGAAAAGGTGCCAAATCAGCTTCCTTCTCATCCATCTTCTAAACCATCCCTTAAATAGCACGCTTGATCAGAGTGGAGAGGTGGTCATCTAAGTGACCGGAAAAGAAGCATGAGAAAACAATTCAGCAGGCTTGGTTATTTTCCTTGTGTATAAACATTTCATATTTGAATTGCAGAGTTAAGAAGAAGGGTTAAGTTTCCTGATCTCTTGAGTTAAAAGGATGAATGCAGGGTGACATGAAATAGGGAATATGCACATTCTTTACACAATTGCTATAGACTTGAGTTgcattttcttcatcctcctcaACAATAATTGACACTTGAGTTTTGTTTTGCATCTAAAACATGCTTTGTAACTTTCCTATTTTTAATCTTTGTTAAGTCCTCAGAGGCTTGTATGCAACATATTTAACACTTGCACGTACAATAGTACCCTTTTATAGCTTTGAAAAGGATATAAAAACTCTTTCTTTGTTGCACCTCAATTGATATTTGGGTGTTGATACTCTAAAATTAGAAGGTTAAAAGGAATTGATCTTATAAGCTCTTGACATTATTATTTGCAATAGCTGCTGACCTAAGCAATGGAATGTGAAATTACTAAAACTTACATCATTAGATTCTGGAAATTCATATTGTTGAGGAGAAATTGTCCTAAGAGCTGAATTCGCAGGGTTTCTATTGCTCTTCTAGGTGGCCTCTGCTTGTATGGACAACCAGCATGGATGGTGAcaatatacaaatcatcaatctcgCACACTGCCATCCACATTCCTTAAATGCTTTGTTTAACAGCAGTCTTTTCCATAATCCATTAAAAAGGCTAATATTTAAATCCAGTAATTATAAATCAAATTAAAGGGTCTCTCTCTGTGATGCTCGGCATTATCTAAAACAGTGATTTTCTATGGGAGTCATTGGCAAACATTTTTTATGCTTATGCTATCAATCGGATTAAAATTGCTAAAAGCATCAGCTACCCAATTGTAATCTCTCCTTCGATGCTGAATTTGTAAGCTTCGAAAATGAGCGAGAAAATTTTGATATACTTTATCATCCTGTTAACCCTCAATCACTACATATTTTGAAAGCTTAATTTGTTCAACTCACAATCACGTCATGTCAAGTCTGCATCAAATCTGTTTTCACTATTACAAGATGTTTCCCACCAGTAGAAACTAAAAACTAGCAATTGATGTCTGTAGTGTCAAAATATGGCTTGGAGAAGTTTCCCCTAGGTTGAAAACTAGTGATGGCAGCCTAGTGAAGTATCAAGTTGAAAACCCCTTTGAAGAGGCTTGAGAGAAAAGTCTTGCCATTTGTTTGCACCAATGTTACTTGATCCACCTACAGACCAATTGAATCCACGTCCGTTTCGGAACAGATCCATGATCGGATCTGATCTGTCTATGGATTTGGGCAGGATTTGAGATTGTGGGGTTGGATTCATCTAGGACGAACCTAGGAAGGATCCAAGGGAACCCAAGTGAGCTTAGGGTGAATCCATCAGTTCCCTGTggctttttttattttctttttgtttttatttttattttttcatgcttTGACAGCGCCCTAAAATGGATTTCAAATCCAAAAAATCTCTTCTAAAACATTTCAAACACCCAAAAAGTTAATTTTAGCTCATTTCTATTGCAAAAAACAAATATCATTCCAAAGGGAGTTGAAGATAGATCTTTGAAGGTTCTACAATAGTTGTATTGTCATTCCCATGTATTTACAAATGTCCATTGGCTGCCAAGAAATTCATAGAAGAATGTTTTTGCAAAGAGGTaagtttatttcattttatttcctcctcttttgttttacaaaCATGCAACAAACTCTTTGAattgtttttaaatttattttattcttctaCAAATGTGTCAAAAGAGCTAGGTTTTATATgtctattttttgttttaaaaattttaTTTGTTCTCAATGTGTTGTTTATAAGTTATCTTGCTACAAGAATTATAATGGCAGCTAGTTCTAGCTGCACAACCTGACTTAAATTCAAACAAATCTGAGTTTCTCCTCTATGGAAGTATGTTGATATGATACAACTGGTTCCAGGTGGTGGGGGGTGTATTTGGATTTGCCAAGAATGTGATGTTAAATATTCAAGTTCATATAGTTGGGTGAAAGCCCATTTGTGTGGAATACTTGGACAAGGCATCAAAGCTTGCCTTGGAAAGCATTGTGTACCAGTGCCATTGGAGTAAATGATAGCATATATTATGGCACAAGAGCAAGTAGATGAACTAGCAAATTGTAGAGAAAATCATCCCTTAGCAAAAATAAGATCAAAGGATACGAAGCCCTTGTTAAAATATTCAATGTTATGAAACAATAGAGCTAGAGCTCTATATAAAGATCTTACaagagacgatgtttctaaaagaaacaattgtaAACTAAAActgaaaatagaaactaactaaagaAGACTAAgataactaagatgaccattagagaaacattacaatattctaataccctcccttaatggtcatcgttctaagtTTCTAACTACCTAGAGAAAAACAAAGAAGGTTGTCTGTGACATGAGCCTACCACTGACCATGTCATTGAGATGAGCCTGTCACTGACCCTCCCAAAATCCGGAGAACTTCTGGATAACACAAATCGTCCACAAACTGTTGCAGATGAGCATGACACCCCAAAACAAACTACAAGAAgccacaatttttgaggaaaaaaattgCCAAACGCAAAAACTGAAGTTTACAAAAcatcatttttttggaaaaaatggtaaaaaccgTAAGACAAGAACCCCTGTACTCGTGATTTTTGAGGACAAAATCATGCAAAACCCAAAATCCCACACAAACATTGCGAATTATAGATGACCAGGCACAATTTTTGAggtgaaaaatcaatcaaaacccaCAGATAAAAACCCAAAAATCCGAGGCAcaaatcaaaatacaaaacatCGGTTTTGAGGAAAAACGGTAAAACCCAACAAAAAAATTTtagaataaaaattattaaaaccctcccagaatttttaaaggaaaaaattattaaaacccatcaGAAATTTTTAAAGGGAAAAAGTTTATTAAAACCCATCataaatttttaaggaaaaaatttattaaaaacccACCAATAATTTTTTAATGGAAAAAATTGTGAACCCATCAAAACATCTCCAGATGACCAAACAAAGAGGCAGATTGCATACCCTAGTCGCATTGTTGCAGGGAGATGAAGACATCGAACAAGGCTCGACTCCACGAAGCCTTGGACTGCAAGTACAAAGGATCTGAAACCCTAGGTTGCAGGATGCAAAATACAAATGTGGTTTGCAGATTTGAAACACCACAGTCGCGAACAAAAGCCAGAAATCCGTGGGcacaagaaaatagaagaaaacctCCATGATCTTCAAACACAACACCCAAATTGCCAACAAACACAAGTCCACAAACCCACAAAAATTTTGAATTATAGCTCCAAAAGAGCCCACGAAATTCTACAAATATTTCAACAAACCCTCCAACGATTtataaaaaatcgaaaaaataaaTTTCTAGAAAAAATTCTAGATAAGAAGAGGTTACGGATTTTTTCTCAAAAAATTAGTCAAATTTTATGAAATCCCAAtggcctgctctgataccatgttaaaatattCAATGTTATTAAACAATAGAGCAAGAGATCTATATAAAGATTTTACAAGagacaatgtttctaaaagaaacaattgtaAACTAAAActgaaaatagaaactaactaaagaCAACTAAGATAACTAAGATGACATTAAGAAATAGATAACTAAGATGACATTAAGAAATAGATAACTAAGATGACAttaagaaacattacaatattctaataGCCCTCTATACCCCCATTCAATCCCATTGTTGTGGTAGAGAGCCACCCATTTTTGGCCACTCCTTAAAGTGAAGAACCCATTACAATGTAATGTTCCTGCTAGATGAAAACCAAGTATGTTGGCTAAATCTCAACGAAAATTCCTTTGTCATGCTACAAGGTGTGTACCTGAACCAAATCATGGGGCCAATAGCCACGTGTCCACAAGGGGGCTAGCCTACACTTGCACTTTAGTGAGACACCCCACTCTTAATGCCGATGGGTGCCATTCATCATCAATATGAGATTTTGGCATAATGGTTGCCTTGCTTAGTAGCAAAGTCGAGGTCTCAAGGTCAAGCCCTGTGGTGCATGGtgatgatttgttgaatgaaaacCCAATATGTTTTCTAAATCTTTGTGGACATTCCTCTATCATGTTGGTAGGCATGTACTCAAACTAGATGGTGGGGTCAACAACCATGTGTCCATGAGGGGGCTGGCCTCCATGGCACTGTGGTGGGACAAAAACCCCTCTTGATGCCAGTGGGCACCAATCACCATCAAATCATATAATAAGCAAGCATTTTGTAAATATAGATCTTGACATTTGTTTGCACCATACAATTGTTGGGAGATCACTCACATTAATATGCACTTCTCATTCTAGAAAAGCAAATCATTGGCGACGCATTTGAATTTTGTGCTCAAAAAGAAGTAATAAATTTGCAATTCAAGGCTTATAAAttatcttcaatcttgtttctTCCAAACTGTTGATTAAGGCAAAGTGCCCTTTTAATGCAATTGCACAACAAACCCAATAGTATTCATCAATACTACTATCTCTAAATTCCACACAAAGAGATTGGACAATCATCACAAAttgtgcaaaggatagaagacagAACATATCAAAGTTGATGTCTGATGGCAAAAGTCTAATTGCGAtcatgattctatatttgtagggCAAAGTCAACCCAAAGAAGAGCAACGAGGAATATTTTGATATTGATCACTATGTCAATTGTCAACCATTTTTTATCCCAAGGTACACTAGTTTCAAAGTCTTGTCCATTTGACTTTCATTCTTTGGTCATTGAGTTAACCGGTCCCATCTTTCTTGTTtccttactataaatagtaaataCTTGTATCAGCAATTTGTCTAGCTCTAGCTCATCTTTAATGTTTAGTCTAGGTTAGTTGTGATTGTGTATACATTTCATTGAATTAGCCTAGACTAACCCTAAGGATTCTTCATTTACTAATTAAAATTTCCTTATTAAAATAGCTTTCATTGCATGCATAAATCTTGTGCGATGATGATAAATTCAAGTACTCAATTTAGAGTGGTAACTTTTGGTTGTAATAATCAAGGTgacatttgaaaatattttcaagTGGAAGCAAAGTTTGTATGAGAAGAATTCAAGCCAGTCTATATCCCCACTCCCCATCTAGAACtgaataataaaagaaaaattccATTTTCAAAGTGGATTTcgtttgaactaaatgctcatgaAAAGAGGCGGAAGTGAAAGTAAAGCATATTTAGGATGTGGTCCCATGGAGTGGGCTTGGCCTCCTATTTCTACTTGGAAAACAGTTCCAGAGAATTAAAAAAATGCAGCTACAAGACAATTATGAATATTTCCCTATAAAAGAGAAGTGCCGCACATGTGGCTGCAAGCAAACCTTAACCTGGTGTTTAGGAGAGGGGCCTAAGATTTTCCTCCACCAGCTTAGGAACTTCTATTTCTATGTGGCAGCTTAcatgatattttttatttaaattctaaTTTCTCAATAATATGGACAAAATATTTGCAGATAGTTTCTATAATTTCCCCCTTAAAATTCCTCACTTTAGCAAAAAAGAATTTTTATAATAATCAGTGATGGTTTTATATTTCAAGTTATATCTGCCTGTGCAGGAAATTTCATTCCACCTATCTAATGAAGGCATGAGAACAATTCAAGCATAGGCTAGCTAGTTTATCGAGCACAAATCCTATTCTTACATCCACGCCTTTAGGTTTTCTGGGAAGCCCTATAAATTACCTAAGCACGTTCCTAATTTCCTCCTCATAATGGGATTTTCATGTGAGATAGCCGTGGTGCAGGTCTCCAATTAAATGTGGAAAAGGCCATCTCCTATTAAGTACCCTATTCAGATCAATTACTAATTATGCAAGAGAAAAGGTGATGCTTGTTGATGCTTGTTGATCTTGCTACTAACCTCCACACACTGTGATTTAATATGGAAGAAGGCCATTAGAACTATaattcaagaggaaaaataaatgaAACAATATCTATTCATCCAGGTAGACAATTTTAGGCATGTATCCACACATAAAGAGTAGAGAGAAAATTTATGAGATGGGAGATACCTGTGGGAGAGATCATGAAAGACAAAGAATGAAGTACCCTTCACCATCAGGCCCAACTCAATTAATGAGCAGCATATTAATGACTGGACCTCCCTAGCAGTGAGAGCAGATTCAAAGAGAACAGGGGAATGCTTTTGATCCAATTAGTTCATGTGCCATTGGAGAAGACTTCAGAGATTTCTATGTCCTTGAGACTACTTAAGTTGATTCTCATTCCCTTTACCAACAAATACCTATTGTTTAGTTTACCAGCCAGGCAAGGAAACTCAGGATATCAAGCCCCTGAACATGCAAGCTCCTATACTAACAAGGACAGAATAATCATCCTATCCACATCTCTTATAAAACTTCCTGTTACAGGTGGTAAAGAATATGGTGA encodes:
- the LOC131050457 gene encoding uncharacterized protein LOC131050457 — translated: MSSTISTAQRYNGLAYRGCIFSRPPESKSSKFKYILPIRPRSHNLRVVNDHERSRGSPTATTERSEADKLVDKMEFSELCNEFECVSSPSVEATARQLARDILEMREGNRALGTFAISVKYKDPLRSFTGRDKYKRPSWARGALDHPYVSVQEMTMLSTSVLNIKWTIQGKSKISTIFSGDVILSINSLFTLNQISGQVIEHQEDWDLSASSASGQAYFWASRWLYVAAEAGKDVLEVAKDIKSPFDKEEEDSNIFADPSGDPTKFFQVDNNPQRDVYQVGLFLAVVYLVVQFLKSTL